AAGTACGCCGGTTTCTTCAACAAGTTGAGGGACGAAAACTTCAAGTACCAGCAGGAGATCAAGGCTGAGTTTGAGGAGAAGGGCTACGTCGAGATCCCCGACAACTTCCGGGAAGACAACAAGCGAATCAACCGTGAAGCTCACAGGAAGGCGTACCTGAAGGTTTTTGGCACCGAACCGCCAGCTAAATTCCAGTAGATCGGAGGAGCGCTGTTATTTCACCGTCTATCTATCCCTAGTAGTATTGAGTGGAGCACTGTAGTTTGTAGTATTTGTATTAGTATATCTACCCTAAAATTTCTATCTATCTTATCCACACAAAAAAATAGCATGCTATAACGAGAATTGCCTCGCTAAATATATCGGTGTACAACGTCTCGCTAATAGCACGCGATATAGCACGCTAATAGCATATTTTGAGGTCGGCGCTATTTTGCTGTACCGCGCTATTTTTTTCCTTCATCTTATCCAGGGACGGATGCAGGGGGGACGAGGTAGGGGcgagacccccccccccctcccccgatcGTGTCATCCCGTGCAGCGATCAGCTCTAGGCTAATCTTTTTTGCCTGCGCACTTGTCCCTAGCTTGCTTCGCCCCCCCTATCCCTTGGGCCGGCTAAAGTCACAAAATGCACGAACTGGACAGCCTAATCCACGAATACCTTAGCAGCATGTTTGGTTGAGGGTAGTTAGAGCTAGGGAATGGGAATTGAAGGGGTACGAGACTTCAAATCTATTGTTTGGTTAGGGGGATTGGGAATTGATAAGGGAATAGTCATGGGACTTGAGACTCTAACTCCCACCGTTTTATTAACAGGGGAGGGGGTGGGAGTTGGAAGGGAATTGTTTTAGTGAGTCAATCTTAGCCCTTCATCATAACTTACGTTAATTTCCCTTGTCTATTTCCTTGTCAATTCCCACGAACCAAACACGGAAATACAATTTCtcatcaaactctcacacataattTTCATCATACGCCAAACAGAGGATTGGGAATAAAACGACTCATCCCATGTCTAATCTCAATACAACTCCCTACATTAAACTCCCATTCCCTTTCCCATTTTTTGCCAAACACGCTGTAGTTGGTTGCAAAAAGCAGCCACAATTACGCACACACACATCGTCGCATCGTTTCCTAACCGCCGATGCGATCTGCTCCTAGAAGGACGCCTGTTGTGATCGGAACTCTCATCTCTCCATCGCGCGGCCATTGAGTAGCGGAGAAGGGAAGCGGACGCCGCCACGCCGGGACAGGTGTTGATCCGCGGAGACGTTGCCGGTCGCCAGCAGATCGGGCGCACGGATGCGCAGCAAGGTAGTTGATTTTCACATCAGATTAGTTCGTTCCTTTAAGAAGTATAGCAGTATAATCACAAAGACTATAGTCGTTAATTCATTTTTTTTACAAACCAGTAGGTTCAAAAGCTCAGCCATCAAAACCAGGGACAGATTCATGGGATCAAAGGGGCCAGTTAGTAGCAGCACACAGGCACGCACACACAGATCCATAATCCCTCCGTTTGCAAGCGGCCTGCTGCAATCAAGCGTCACACATGTCGCTTGCCTGCTATTGGATTTTTCCGTGACTTGCATCACAATCAAGAGAAGCGAAGATTGGTAGGGCATGACCGTGGCCGAGCGCCCGATCCCCACGTACATTGTCAGTAGGCCGACCGCACGAATGGcaacaaaacaaggaaaaaaaaaggTATATTAGTGCTGGTTGATCCTTCCCAAACTAAACATCTTTCTCCTTGTATCACTCTTCTTAATTTGCTTCCACAGAATGGCATGCTTTCGCCGGTTCTGGCTTTGGTGCCGGGTTAAATCAATGAGGTCCATCTCGCCAATTCCAATGAAAATAATGAGATAAGTAATATATTATTTACCCACGTTGCATTGCTACAAATTTTAGTTCATGAAATTATCTTGTGTTTCTAGTGTTGTGAGTTTATTTTGTCATTTATCAATTTTCTTTAAGTTTTGATCATGTGAATGCAATGAGTATAGAAGAAAGGGCATGTCTGCACCATGACATCTCCATTACACCAGACCctaggattttttttttgcaacATAGTCGTTGCCCATGAGACTTAGTGTGAAACCTCGCCCCCCCCTATGTCAAAATCCTGGCTTCGTCCCTGAGCAGGGCcccgcattaaggtttcttttttagattaagacctagtgtaaacctttttatctctttttgttttatactttcctggcaCGTAAAGTGTCCAATGAAGATATCAGCATCATCTGTAAGCATACGGCTCGCCGTACTAAACGTGGATATTATAGAAACAGCTTGGTTCGTATTGTATTTTGAGATATGGTTATATCTTATATATATGTCTAGTATGTAGGTTGCTTATCAGTTAGTGAGGTGATGCATCAGGTCTGAAGAAAAAGTGGTGTGGTGTTGAGTTTTGTTGTATCCAGACTCCTATTTTCGTAATGAAAATAGGGGCCATGTGGCcccttttatcaaaaaaaaaatcaatatCGAAACTTGCATCACTTGTTCCCTCTGCACATAAAAGACATGAACATGATTGGTAGGGGAATAGAAGGCACAGGAAATTATTGACGGGTCATAAAACTGAAACTTGCATGTGCACTCCAGTCTCAAATCACCACAAATGTTATCCGAAAGAATACACAATGTACTGATCATACACAAAGAGAAGAGGATAAAGGAGCACGAGGAAATCCTACATTGCATTTTCACCGGTGTGCAAGTACCGCACATTAAAGCTAAAGTGCAATAAAAAATCTAGAACAAGTGGCATGTGGAAGCATATTTCCGAGTCATTCCCAAAAATAGTGGCGAGAGATAGGAATAGAGTTGTAGCAACCATCAAGAAAATATCTTCTGGTGTTGACTTTGTCATCGATTCTCAAAGAAGCGAAAGAACCATGAGGAAGTAGAGTATCTATATTGATGTCCCATTTGGAAAATTTGAGAACCCTTAATTTGATGAGGGGATGGAGTCAATGCAATGAACCTTTAAAGTACTTGGCCGTCAAACCATTCAGAATGCCTCTCTCATTGCATATGAGGAAATGACCTTGCCTCTTCGGTGGGTTCATATTCTGCCTTATATATGTCATACATGGATGGTACTTGGGTAGCTACCTTCAAGGGGTACAATACAATCAGGTGAACTTGCAACTACAAAGAACATTTCTCATGTAATTGTAGGATCCCTAAAGTAGGGCTCTGGTTCTTATCCCTTACAAGTGTCTACTCAAGCGCATGACTTGGGAGTCCCTAGACACTCGGGATGGTAATATGATCCAGTTGCACCCGTAATGTATCCTTCTGCGAATGAGTACCTATACTCACCAACAATCCCTCACCAGCACATGAAATGAGGTTGTTGCTCACTTGCTTGCAAAGGGGTAACCATGGATAGATCATCTGGTCTACCTCGCGTTCGGAGCGTTTTATAAGCAAGGCTGCACCATCAAAGGGTGAATATATTATTTGACATTTTCCTTTTGTATCTTAGAATTGTATAGTCCCATTTCATGCATGGTATTCTTTGCACATTAGGTATATGAATTTGATATTTATGGACATTGAAGGCACCAAGAATTAGTAGAGAGATTGCCAAAATTACAATGTGCACTCCTGCCCCATGTCACCACTACGGCTGATGGAACAAAATCATAAGTGTCCGTCAATATTAAAGAAAAATGAAGGAGTCCACGGTTGGGGTAGTCCTCG
Above is a window of Triticum dicoccoides isolate Atlit2015 ecotype Zavitan chromosome 5B, WEW_v2.0, whole genome shotgun sequence DNA encoding:
- the LOC119305017 gene encoding uncharacterized protein LOC119305017, whose protein sequence is MQGRHGRQKRLPKAGSQGGHGKCKKGPLQEKNMMSEEEVRSILSWEKPARFDRKKSKYAGFFNKLRDENFKYQQEIKAEFEEKGYVEIPDNFREDNKRINREAHRKAYLKVFGTEPPAKFQ